Genomic segment of Candidatus Methylomirabilota bacterium:
TGGGTTCTCGAGCGTGCCGAGCCCTGTGATCTCGAGCTTGCAGACGTCGCCGGGCTGGAGCGTGACCGGCGGCTTGCGCGAGAACCCGACGCCGGCCGGCGTGCCGGTCGCAATGAGATCACCGGGCGAGAGCGTCATAATGTTCGTCAGGTATTCAATAATGCGGCCCAGGTCGAAAATGAAGTTCTTGGTGTTTCCGTGCTGCATCAGCGTGCCGTTGACCCAGCACTTGAGGTCGAGGGCATGTGGGTCAGGGATCTCGGACCGATCGGCGATATATGGACCAACAGGGGCCAAGGTGTCACCGATTTTTCCCGGGCCCCATTGGCTCGTGTGGAACTGGAAGTCGCGCGCACTTGCGTCATTGATGATCGTGTAGCCGTAAATGTAGTCGAGCGCCTTATCCCTCGGGACGAACCGCGCGGTCTTGCCGATGACGACGCCCAATTCGACCTCCCAATCAAAGGTCTTCTCTCCGCGGGGCCGAAGAATAGGCTCACCTGGGTCTTGAATGGCGTTGTTCCACTTCGGGAAGACTGGGGGCTCCTTGGGAATGGGATTGCCTGACTCTTCGGCATGATCTCTATAGTTGAGCCCAATGCAAATGAACTTGCCCGGGTCGTTGATGGGGGCGTGCAGCCGAACGGTATTGGCCGCGTGGCTGACGGGCTCGAACTTGCCCGCCTTGGTCGCGTCCACCATGGTCCCCAGCATGTCCTGGGTGGCCGAGCCGCCCTCGAGGAAGCCGCGCGTGCTCTGGGGGAAGAGGGCGGCCGCGATGGCTGCCGAGCGTACGACCCCCTTGGCTGAGAGCCAAGCGGCACAGCTCGCCTCGAGGTCCACCACGCGATCCTGGCCCATGAAGCAGCCCAGGCGCGGGGAGTGGCCGTTCTGAGAGAACCGGACGATCTTCATGTAGGGCCTCCTTGGATTCCCATGGGGGGTTCCGATGGGCGGCGAGGTGCCGCGGGCGGCATTCTAGCACCGTTTCGGGGGGCCGGGAGGCGGCTTGAAGTGGCTGGTTTTTCTTTGATATAGTCCCTACAGTGACTGTAAGGTAGTGTTCACGATGTAGTGGCAGCAGCTCCCGAGACCGTCGGGGCAAAGAGCCGGTTACTTGCCAGAGCCTGTTGCTTGGAGGTACGACCATGAAGATCTCCCCTTGGATCTCCGCGGCACTCGTGGCCGCCCTGTTCGTGACGGGTCCGCTGGCTCCCATGGCGGCCTTCGCCCAGGCCCCGAAGATGGGACAAACCCAGCAGGCCCAGACTGTGCCCGCAGTCGATCCTCCGCTCACCAGCCAGAAGCCTGGGCAGGAGCGCATGCCTGTCGATCCCGTGGAAAAGATGCTCATGCCCGCCTTCGAGC
This window contains:
- a CDS encoding fumarylacetoacetate hydrolase family protein, translated to MKIVRFSQNGHSPRLGCFMGQDRVVDLEASCAAWLSAKGVVRSAAIAAALFPQSTRGFLEGGSATQDMLGTMVDATKAGKFEPVSHAANTVRLHAPINDPGKFICIGLNYRDHAEESGNPIPKEPPVFPKWNNAIQDPGEPILRPRGEKTFDWEVELGVVIGKTARFVPRDKALDYIYGYTIINDASARDFQFHTSQWGPGKIGDTLAPVGPYIADRSEIPDPHALDLKCWVNGTLMQHGNTKNFIFDLGRIIEYLTNIMTLSPGDLIATGTPAGVGFSRKPPVTLQPGDVCKLEITGLGTLENPVKDA